One Acidimicrobiales bacterium DNA segment encodes these proteins:
- a CDS encoding class I adenylate-forming enzyme family protein, translating into MNPRQTFIEQLTGPEGFFPVEMLDVRGHQVPVLVNRKRSLRDFVVAAGAHGDAEFLVLGDRRITHAGFPELVAAEAAALAADHGIAKGDRVAILAANSPDWVIAYFALVSMGAVVCLYNGWWTPDEISHATELTTPKLILGDEKRLARVPAELGVETVDMDAERDRLQRGVGEHELPTIPLDEDDPCSIFFTSGTTGRSKGAVVPHRGLVGFVDVQMLNGALKFMIAAAASEAAGEPPPERPTVKPRVLMTSPLFHVSGLSGSTLINMSVGGTLVFREGRFDPEECFALVEKERITAWTLIGAMGPRVVDHPALGDYDLASLTNVGFGGAPASPELQQRVRDTFPNATANVAIGYGSSETVGVVASFGGAEYKAEPTATGHVLPTMQVQIRDDDGNEVAEGVNGRVCVKSAYTMLGYWENPEATAEAIDDDFWLDTGDIGRMVGDLLFIDSRARDMILHNGENVYPVEIEYRLDEHPDVQECAAYGVDDPETGQAVAASVVPQPGRTIDEDSLRAWCAESLAGFKVPTRWDIRTEPLPRNAAGKVVKGALSGERDHIVHDD; encoded by the coding sequence ATGAATCCACGACAGACCTTCATCGAGCAGCTCACCGGACCCGAAGGGTTCTTTCCGGTCGAGATGCTCGACGTGCGTGGCCATCAGGTGCCCGTTCTGGTGAACCGCAAGCGCTCACTGCGCGACTTCGTCGTCGCGGCCGGTGCCCACGGCGATGCCGAGTTCCTCGTGCTCGGCGATCGCCGCATCACCCACGCCGGGTTCCCCGAACTCGTCGCGGCCGAAGCCGCTGCGCTCGCCGCCGACCACGGCATCGCCAAGGGGGACCGCGTCGCCATCCTCGCGGCCAACTCGCCCGACTGGGTGATCGCCTACTTCGCGCTCGTGTCGATGGGTGCCGTCGTGTGCCTCTACAACGGCTGGTGGACCCCCGACGAGATCAGCCACGCGACCGAGCTGACCACGCCGAAGCTGATCCTCGGCGATGAGAAGCGCCTGGCCCGCGTGCCCGCCGAACTCGGTGTCGAGACCGTCGACATGGACGCCGAACGCGACCGACTCCAGCGCGGTGTGGGCGAGCACGAGCTGCCCACCATCCCGCTCGACGAAGACGATCCGTGCTCGATCTTCTTCACGAGCGGGACGACCGGGCGCTCCAAGGGCGCCGTCGTCCCCCACCGCGGCCTCGTCGGCTTCGTCGATGTGCAGATGCTCAACGGCGCGCTGAAGTTCATGATCGCCGCCGCTGCCAGCGAAGCCGCCGGCGAGCCACCGCCGGAACGCCCGACCGTCAAGCCCCGCGTGCTGATGACCTCGCCGCTCTTCCACGTGTCGGGACTCTCCGGCTCGACGCTGATCAACATGAGTGTCGGTGGCACCCTCGTGTTCCGGGAGGGTCGCTTCGATCCGGAGGAGTGCTTCGCCCTGGTCGAGAAGGAACGCATCACGGCCTGGACCCTCATCGGAGCGATGGGTCCGCGGGTCGTCGACCATCCCGCCCTCGGCGACTACGACCTCGCATCGCTCACGAACGTCGGGTTCGGAGGTGCGCCGGCGAGCCCCGAGCTGCAACAGCGCGTCCGCGACACATTCCCGAACGCCACCGCCAACGTCGCCATCGGCTACGGCTCGAGCGAGACGGTCGGCGTCGTCGCCTCGTTCGGTGGCGCCGAATACAAGGCCGAGCCGACGGCCACCGGCCACGTGTTGCCCACCATGCAGGTGCAGATCCGAGACGACGACGGCAACGAGGTCGCCGAGGGGGTCAACGGCCGAGTCTGCGTGAAGTCGGCCTACACGATGCTCGGCTACTGGGAGAATCCCGAAGCCACGGCCGAGGCGATCGACGACGACTTCTGGCTCGACACCGGCGACATCGGCCGCATGGTCGGGGACCTGCTGTTCATCGACAGCCGGGCCCGAGACATGATCCTGCACAACGGCGAGAACGTGTATCCGGTCGAGATCGAGTACCGCCTCGACGAACACCCCGACGTCCAGGAGTGCGCGGCCTACGGGGTCGACGACCCGGAGACCGGCCAGGCCGTCGCCGCGTCGGTCGTGCCGCAGCCGGGCCGGACCATCGACGAGGACTCCCTGCGGGCCTGGTGCGCCGAGTCGTTGGCCGGTTTCAAGGTGCCCACCCGGTGGGACATCCGGACCGAACCGCTGCCGCGCAACGCCGCCGGCAAGGTCGTCAAGGGTGCGCTCAGCGGCGAACGCGACCACATCGTCCACGACGACTGA
- a CDS encoding IclR family transcriptional regulator: MEHTISGVGVIDKAAAVLTAIEVGPVGLAGLVERTGFSRATAHRLAIALEVHGYIRRDGAGRFALGSRLLSLGDAAARHWPIADAAGPALASLRDATGESVQLYVRDGSARICVASLESPHGLRTIVARGASLPLTKGSGGRVLSGETGPDGYVVSVAEREAGVASVSAPVRNGDTVIAAVSVSGPIERLSRDPGPALGAAVLQAAHAIAIAAGLDR; encoded by the coding sequence GTGGAACACACGATAAGCGGTGTCGGCGTCATCGACAAGGCCGCCGCCGTATTGACCGCAATCGAGGTCGGGCCGGTCGGTCTCGCCGGGTTGGTCGAGCGGACCGGGTTCAGCCGCGCGACCGCCCATCGTCTCGCCATCGCGCTCGAGGTCCATGGCTACATCCGCCGCGACGGCGCAGGCCGCTTCGCACTCGGAAGCCGCCTTCTCTCGCTCGGCGATGCGGCGGCCCGGCACTGGCCCATCGCCGACGCAGCCGGACCTGCGCTCGCGTCGTTGCGGGACGCCACCGGCGAATCGGTCCAGCTCTACGTGCGTGACGGGTCCGCTCGCATCTGCGTGGCGTCACTCGAATCGCCCCACGGGTTGCGGACCATCGTCGCCCGCGGCGCGTCCCTGCCGCTCACCAAGGGTTCGGGAGGGCGAGTGCTCTCCGGCGAGACCGGGCCGGACGGCTATGTCGTGTCGGTTGCGGAACGGGAGGCGGGGGTGGCGTCGGTGAGCGCGCCGGTCAGAAACGGCGACACCGTCATCGCGGCGGTCAGCGTCAGCGGTCCGATCGAGCGGCTGAGCCGTGATCCCGGACCGGCGTTGGGTGCTGCGGTGCTGCAGGCGGCCCACGCGATCGCGATCGCGGCCGGACTCGACCGATAG
- a CDS encoding alpha/beta fold hydrolase, with product MATSIATDREPAEPHIGRPALPVGRRIELPGRGTTFVRALAGPSADAPTVLLLHGWTVTAALNWFRVYEPLAEFANVVSLDHRGHGRGIRSRRTFRLEDAADDAVALADHLGIGRFVVAGYSMGGPIGQLVWRRHPERVQGLVLAATFARSSARPAEKIAMQGLGHLGRASRLMPRRRQIDVFTRAMVAGGSNPNERPPWFVSEVRSGSVPMMLEAGGAIADFDSRSWLHHVDVPTGIFITSHDGIVPPDRQHRMAALIPHAKIVSAPIDHDGCVTRPGEFVPGFVDLVRHAAGDP from the coding sequence GTGGCGACCTCCATCGCAACCGATCGAGAGCCCGCCGAGCCCCACATCGGCCGACCCGCCCTGCCGGTGGGACGTCGCATCGAGCTCCCCGGCCGCGGCACCACCTTCGTTCGAGCGCTCGCCGGACCCTCCGCCGACGCACCGACCGTCCTCCTCCTCCATGGCTGGACCGTCACCGCAGCGCTCAACTGGTTCCGCGTCTACGAGCCGCTCGCCGAGTTCGCCAACGTCGTCAGCCTCGACCATCGGGGTCATGGGCGCGGGATCCGCAGCCGCCGGACGTTCCGTCTCGAAGACGCCGCCGACGATGCCGTGGCACTCGCCGATCATCTCGGCATCGGACGGTTCGTGGTCGCCGGGTATTCGATGGGCGGCCCCATCGGCCAACTCGTGTGGCGCCGTCACCCCGAGCGTGTGCAGGGACTGGTGCTCGCCGCCACATTCGCCCGTTCGTCGGCGCGACCGGCCGAGAAGATCGCCATGCAGGGTCTGGGCCATCTCGGTCGGGCCAGTCGCCTGATGCCCCGTCGACGCCAGATCGACGTGTTCACCCGTGCGATGGTCGCCGGCGGCAGCAACCCCAACGAGCGTCCGCCCTGGTTCGTTTCCGAGGTCCGTTCCGGATCCGTGCCGATGATGCTCGAGGCGGGCGGTGCGATCGCCGACTTCGACAGCCGCAGCTGGCTGCATCACGTCGACGTTCCCACCGGCATCTTCATCACGTCACACGACGGCATCGTGCCTCCCGATCGACAGCACCGGATGGCGGCGTTGATCCCGCATGCCAAGATCGTGTCGGCACCGATCGACCACGACGGATGCGTGACCCGACCCGGCGAGTTCGTCCCCGGGTTCGTCGATCTCGTCCGTCACGCAGCAGGGGACCCATGA
- the leuD gene encoding 3-isopropylmalate dehydratase small subunit, producing MKAVRIVTGTAVPLDRTDVDTDQIIPSDWLKRVERTGFEKGLFSEWRDDRDFVLNKEEYAGANILIGGLNFGTGSSREHAVWAIQQYGFDAVISPRFADIFRNNCTKNGLVPVTVDADFNVALMRAVEADPTLEITIDVERRTVEAPAAGLETTFPLDDSTQERFLEGLDDIGLTLRYESDIDEYEASRRPWLPTS from the coding sequence ATGAAAGCTGTACGCATCGTCACGGGGACTGCGGTCCCGCTCGACCGGACCGACGTCGACACCGACCAGATCATCCCGTCCGACTGGCTCAAGCGGGTCGAGCGGACCGGGTTCGAGAAGGGATTGTTCTCGGAATGGCGCGACGACCGCGACTTCGTCCTGAACAAGGAGGAGTACGCGGGCGCCAACATCCTCATCGGTGGCCTGAACTTCGGCACCGGATCCTCCCGTGAACACGCGGTGTGGGCCATCCAGCAGTACGGGTTCGATGCCGTGATCTCGCCCCGCTTCGCCGACATCTTCCGCAACAACTGCACGAAGAACGGGCTCGTCCCGGTCACGGTCGACGCCGACTTCAACGTCGCCCTGATGCGGGCCGTCGAGGCGGATCCCACCCTCGAGATCACCATCGATGTCGAGCGCCGCACCGTCGAAGCCCCCGCGGCGGGCCTCGAAACGACCTTCCCGCTCGACGACTCGACCCAGGAGCGATTCCTCGAGGGACTCGACGACATCGGCCTCACGCTTCGGTACGAGTCCGACATCGACGAGTACGAGGCATCGCGCCGTCCCTGGCTCCCCACCAGCTGA
- the leuC gene encoding 3-isopropylmalate dehydratase large subunit, whose amino-acid sequence MGKTLSEKIWDRHLVTAGIGGAPDLLYIDLHLIHEVTSPQAFDGLRLTGRTVRRPDLTVATEDHNVPTEDQDKPIADEISRKQVDTLRANAAEFGVTNYPMGHPKQGIVHVIGPEQGLTQPGMTIVCGDSHTATHGAFGSIAFGIGTSEVEHVLATQTLPQTRPGTMAITVNGELPEGSTAKDVILAIIGRIGTGGGIGKIIEYRGDVIRNLSMEGRMTVCNMSIEGGAKAGLIAPDETTFAYLEGREHSPTGADWDAAVADWKTLVTDDDAVFDEEVVLDGADIPAYVSWGTNPAQVMPLHGDIPSPDSFDDPGLRDTAARALEYMGLTAGTPMRDVAVDTVFIGSCTNSRIEDLRAAAKVAEGRQVKSGVRTLVVPGSGQVKAQAEAEGLPEIFRAAGFDWREPGCSMCLAMNPDKLQPGERSASTSNRNFEGRQGRGGRTHLVSPAVAAATAIAGTFATPADLT is encoded by the coding sequence ATGGGCAAGACCCTCAGCGAGAAGATCTGGGATCGACACCTCGTCACCGCCGGCATCGGTGGTGCCCCCGACCTGCTCTACATCGACCTCCACCTCATCCACGAGGTCACGTCGCCGCAGGCGTTCGACGGCCTGCGCCTCACCGGCCGCACGGTCCGCCGTCCCGATCTCACCGTGGCGACCGAGGACCACAACGTCCCGACCGAGGACCAGGACAAGCCGATCGCCGACGAGATCAGCCGCAAGCAGGTCGACACGCTGCGGGCCAACGCTGCCGAGTTCGGCGTGACCAACTACCCGATGGGCCACCCGAAGCAGGGCATCGTCCACGTCATCGGTCCGGAGCAGGGCCTCACCCAGCCGGGCATGACCATCGTCTGCGGCGACTCCCACACGGCCACCCACGGCGCCTTCGGCTCGATCGCGTTCGGCATCGGCACGAGCGAGGTCGAGCACGTCCTCGCTACCCAGACGCTCCCCCAGACGCGTCCCGGCACGATGGCCATCACGGTCAACGGGGAACTACCCGAGGGTTCGACGGCCAAGGACGTGATCCTCGCCATCATCGGCCGCATCGGAACCGGCGGCGGGATCGGAAAGATCATCGAGTACCGCGGCGATGTCATCCGCAACCTCTCGATGGAGGGCCGCATGACCGTCTGCAACATGTCGATCGAGGGCGGGGCCAAGGCCGGCCTCATCGCGCCGGACGAGACCACGTTCGCCTATCTCGAGGGGCGCGAACACAGTCCGACCGGGGCCGATTGGGACGCGGCCGTCGCCGACTGGAAGACCCTCGTCACCGACGACGACGCCGTCTTCGACGAAGAGGTCGTGCTCGACGGCGCCGACATCCCGGCCTACGTCTCGTGGGGGACCAACCCCGCGCAGGTGATGCCGCTCCACGGCGACATCCCGTCGCCCGACAGCTTCGACGACCCGGGTCTGCGCGACACCGCCGCCCGCGCCCTCGAGTACATGGGCCTCACCGCCGGCACCCCGATGCGCGACGTCGCGGTCGACACCGTCTTCATCGGTTCATGCACCAACTCCCGCATCGAGGACCTCCGCGCCGCCGCCAAGGTCGCCGAAGGGCGCCAGGTCAAGAGCGGCGTACGGACACTGGTCGTGCCCGGCTCCGGCCAGGTCAAGGCCCAGGCCGAGGCCGAGGGTCTCCCCGAGATCTTCCGGGCCGCCGGTTTCGACTGGCGCGAGCCGGGGTGCTCGATGTGTCTCGCCATGAACCCCGACAAGTTGCAGCCCGGCGAGCGCTCCGCGAGCACGTCGAACCGCAACTTCGAGGGCCGTCAGGGCCGCGGCGGCCGCACCCACCTCGTCTCTCCCGCCGTCGCCGCTGCCACCGCCATCGCCGGCACGTTCGCCACCCCCGCCGACCTCACCTGA